Proteins from one Corynebacterium testudinoris genomic window:
- a CDS encoding GNAT family N-acetyltransferase yields MEIIIGRGFTATERGRVAALYWAAFSRKLGPAFASAERGLSVVTASLRSDRTLIARSGNNLVGMCGFHRDGAGAVPVTWRSLRASLPWLAAARATLVLSPLSRGDMDDTLVLDGICVDGASRGRGTGTALLEAAVELARSEGLRSVRLSVVDTNPRAEALYRRRGFEQVATGSMGPLSSVYGFDRYTTMERRVNA; encoded by the coding sequence ATGGAGATCATCATCGGGCGCGGCTTCACCGCGACGGAGCGGGGTCGAGTCGCCGCTCTCTACTGGGCGGCCTTCAGCCGCAAACTCGGCCCCGCCTTCGCCTCAGCGGAACGGGGTCTGAGCGTCGTGACGGCGTCGCTCCGGTCGGACCGAACCCTCATTGCCCGGTCTGGCAACAATCTCGTAGGAATGTGCGGCTTCCACCGCGACGGCGCAGGCGCCGTACCTGTGACCTGGCGCTCTCTGCGGGCCAGCCTGCCCTGGCTCGCCGCGGCACGGGCCACGCTCGTACTCAGCCCCTTATCCCGTGGAGACATGGATGACACGTTGGTGCTCGATGGGATCTGTGTGGACGGCGCGAGCCGGGGCCGGGGAACAGGTACCGCCCTCCTGGAGGCTGCCGTCGAGCTCGCCCGCAGTGAAGGCCTGCGCTCTGTTCGCCTGTCGGTCGTGGACACGAACCCTCGTGCCGAAGCGTTGTATCGACGCCGCGGGTTCGAGCAGGTCGCGACGGGGTCGATGGGCCCACTGTCCAGCGTGTACGGTTTTGATCGCTACACGACCATGGAGCGGAGAGTCAACGCGTGA
- a CDS encoding recombinase family protein, with the protein MATIGYARVSTRDQNPDGQTDALNAAGCDKIFVEHASGTLAKRPALTEALGYLREGDSLVVTKLDRLGRSVRNLKQVADELQQRGVGLKALSQGIDTTTPGGRLFFHMLAAIAEFEHDLIVERTHDGLAAARARGRKGGPKFKMTPTKIRQARAMYDEGGHTVQEIADTFGVSRPTIYRHLAEHVERA; encoded by the coding sequence ATGGCCACGATCGGTTACGCCCGAGTTTCAACCCGAGACCAGAATCCCGACGGCCAAACGGATGCGCTCAATGCGGCGGGCTGCGACAAGATTTTCGTCGAGCACGCATCCGGCACCCTGGCGAAGCGGCCGGCGCTGACGGAAGCCCTCGGGTATCTGCGCGAGGGGGACTCGCTCGTCGTGACGAAACTTGACCGGCTCGGCCGGTCGGTGAGAAACCTCAAACAGGTCGCGGACGAACTGCAACAGCGTGGGGTCGGTTTGAAGGCCCTCTCGCAGGGCATCGACACGACGACGCCGGGAGGCCGTCTGTTTTTCCACATGCTCGCCGCGATCGCGGAGTTCGAACACGACCTCATTGTGGAGCGCACCCACGACGGTCTCGCGGCCGCGCGCGCCCGGGGCCGGAAGGGCGGCCCGAAGTTCAAGATGACGCCGACGAAGATCCGGCAGGCCCGGGCGATGTATGACGAGGGCGGCCACACCGTCCAAGAGATTGCCGATACGTTCGGGGTATCCCGGCCCACGATCTACCGGCACCTGGCCGAGCACGTCGAGCGGGCCTGA
- a CDS encoding Mu transposase C-terminal domain-containing protein — MARLSDRQKAELVRQHQDGVPWTRIAEHSGVAVRTLQRWAARMEMGQLSRAPRSDKGSTRINAELVKAIEALAVRRPAPTIAYIHRRVGDIARGRGLSAPGYTTVRDIVHGLDPGLTALADGGDAAYRDKFELVYRRTASAPNEQWQMDHTLLDVMILDDRQQPVRPWLTIVLDDYSRAITGYAVSVPAPTAEHSALAFHQAIARKRNPKWVVSGLPDILYSDHGSDFTSTRIEHVCLDVHVRLIHSRIGVPQGRGKIERFYRTITTELLPHLPGFIPHGTGGSPITEPALTLHQLDDVLERFIVDEYNERIHSSTGAAPHERWRSDSFIPRTPARLEDIDLLLLTAATTRRVQRDGIRFASTRYISPVLAAYVGEDVTVRYDPRDLGEIRIFHDNTFLCRAIAPERSSETVSFADLHAARNTRRRALKQQLRELTTHAGSLPEDTRHQPEIATVFDNPPDQAAIPPARHGLRTYASD; from the coding sequence ATGGCGCGCCTCAGCGACCGGCAGAAAGCCGAGCTTGTGCGCCAACACCAGGACGGGGTGCCGTGGACGCGCATTGCGGAACACTCCGGCGTTGCAGTACGGACCCTGCAACGCTGGGCAGCCCGGATGGAAATGGGACAGCTCTCGCGGGCACCTCGCAGCGATAAGGGTTCGACGCGCATCAACGCCGAGCTGGTGAAGGCGATCGAGGCGCTTGCTGTGCGGCGTCCCGCGCCGACCATCGCGTATATCCACCGCCGTGTCGGTGATATCGCCAGGGGCCGAGGACTATCCGCCCCGGGATACACCACGGTCCGCGATATCGTGCACGGGCTCGACCCGGGCCTGACCGCTCTCGCGGACGGCGGGGACGCGGCCTATCGAGACAAGTTCGAGCTGGTCTACCGCCGCACTGCCTCCGCGCCGAATGAGCAGTGGCAGATGGATCACACTCTGCTGGATGTGATGATCCTCGATGACCGGCAGCAGCCCGTCCGTCCGTGGCTCACGATCGTGCTCGACGACTACTCGCGAGCGATCACAGGCTACGCGGTCAGCGTCCCAGCACCCACAGCCGAGCATTCCGCGCTGGCGTTCCACCAGGCCATTGCTCGGAAACGAAACCCGAAGTGGGTGGTGTCGGGTCTCCCGGACATCCTCTACAGCGATCACGGGTCCGACTTCACCTCGACCAGGATCGAGCACGTGTGCCTCGACGTGCACGTCCGCTTGATTCACTCACGGATCGGCGTCCCGCAGGGGCGCGGCAAGATCGAACGGTTCTACCGAACGATCACGACCGAGCTGCTGCCGCACCTGCCCGGCTTCATCCCGCACGGCACCGGTGGATCGCCCATCACCGAACCCGCGTTGACCTTGCACCAGCTCGATGACGTTCTCGAGCGATTCATCGTCGACGAATACAACGAACGCATTCACTCGTCGACGGGTGCTGCCCCGCACGAGCGATGGCGCAGCGACAGTTTCATCCCTCGAACACCCGCCCGCCTTGAAGACATCGATCTGCTTCTACTCACCGCAGCGACGACCCGTCGTGTGCAACGCGATGGGATCCGGTTCGCATCGACCCGATACATCTCCCCAGTCCTCGCCGCGTACGTCGGGGAAGACGTCACGGTGCGGTACGACCCCCGCGACCTCGGGGAGATACGAATCTTCCACGACAACACATTCCTCTGCCGCGCAATCGCCCCCGAACGCTCCTCCGAGACTGTCTCCTTCGCGGACCTACACGCCGCGAGGAACACGCGACGTCGCGCTCTGAAACAGCAACTCCGGGAGCTCACGACTCACGCAGGCTCCCTTCCCGAAGACACTCGCCACCAACCTGAGATTGCAACGGTCTTCGACAACCCACCTGACCAGGCCGCGATACCTCCCGCACGACACGGATTGAGGACCTACGCCAGTGACTGA
- a CDS encoding AAA family ATPase has protein sequence MTDPDSKPQSLLFTPDDDGRRFLNGHFDEFTDAPPPHADTLPAFVTTREHRRFTEFADTVRSHRYIGLCYGPPGVGKTRSARNYAGTDEWEQWYPLSRGKGPLPPVPEAVQRSRTAYFTPTVAATIKQIDQGLPRACQQISWAIDYAQHGHVDPFVHAESQHSGNTELLIIDEADRLKTAGLEQVRDFYDRHRMGVILIGMPGIEKRLARYPQLYSRIGFAHEYRALRNDELTAVVAQRLPDPDPDDSELAHTAALAAIVRATNGNFRLADRLVTQVNRILDINKQTRLIPEAVDAAQEALLIGR, from the coding sequence GTGACTGACCCAGACAGCAAACCCCAGTCTCTTCTCTTCACGCCCGACGATGATGGACGTCGATTCCTCAACGGCCATTTCGACGAATTCACCGATGCGCCTCCGCCCCACGCGGACACCTTGCCCGCATTCGTGACCACACGTGAGCACCGACGATTCACCGAGTTCGCAGATACCGTCCGATCCCACCGCTACATCGGCCTCTGCTACGGACCACCCGGCGTCGGCAAGACACGCTCCGCACGCAACTACGCCGGCACCGACGAATGGGAACAGTGGTACCCGCTCTCCCGCGGCAAGGGCCCACTGCCGCCCGTGCCCGAAGCGGTCCAACGAAGCCGCACGGCATATTTCACACCCACCGTCGCCGCGACCATCAAGCAGATCGATCAAGGCCTGCCCCGTGCGTGCCAGCAAATCTCCTGGGCCATCGACTACGCGCAGCACGGGCACGTTGATCCTTTCGTTCACGCCGAGTCCCAACACAGCGGGAACACCGAACTGCTCATCATCGACGAAGCCGATCGACTCAAAACCGCCGGCCTCGAACAAGTCCGCGACTTCTACGACCGCCACCGGATGGGCGTCATCCTCATCGGCATGCCCGGCATCGAAAAACGCCTCGCCCGCTACCCCCAGCTCTACAGCCGCATCGGCTTCGCCCACGAATACCGGGCTCTACGCAACGACGAACTCACCGCCGTCGTCGCGCAGCGCCTCCCGGACCCTGACCCAGACGACTCCGAACTCGCACACACCGCAGCTCTCGCCGCAATCGTCCGCGCCACCAACGGGAACTTCCGTCTCGCCGATAGACTCGTCACCCAGGTCAACCGCATACTCGACATCAACAAGCAGACGCGCCTCATCCCAGAGGCCGTCGACGCCGCCCAAGAAGCACTCCTCATCGGACGATAA
- a CDS encoding class I SAM-dependent methyltransferase: MTDSQVQQAYAARAAEYTAILGAIDDMHELDRSHMERWAEQISGRIIDAGCGPGHWTDFLHRRGADISGIDLVPEFIESARLRFPDVSFQVSTLRGLDAADGSLNGVLAWYSLIHLPPAELPPVLIELARVLSPQGRLLVGFFEGESAEPLDHAVTTAYCWSVDQMSGLLHDAGFEVIEVEKRQDPGNRPHAAICAIVR, encoded by the coding sequence ATGACTGATTCTCAGGTTCAACAGGCCTACGCCGCGCGAGCAGCCGAGTACACGGCTATTCTTGGGGCAATCGATGACATGCATGAGCTTGATCGGAGCCACATGGAACGATGGGCTGAACAGATTAGTGGCCGTATCATCGATGCCGGATGCGGCCCGGGACATTGGACGGATTTTCTTCACAGACGGGGTGCCGACATCTCAGGCATTGACCTCGTGCCCGAATTCATTGAGAGTGCCCGACTTCGCTTTCCCGATGTATCGTTCCAGGTCTCCACGCTCCGCGGCCTCGACGCAGCCGATGGAAGCCTGAATGGAGTGCTCGCTTGGTATTCACTGATTCATCTGCCCCCGGCAGAACTACCGCCAGTTCTCATCGAGCTCGCGCGAGTTCTCTCGCCACAAGGGCGCCTGCTCGTCGGCTTTTTCGAGGGTGAATCCGCAGAACCGCTTGACCACGCGGTTACCACGGCTTACTGCTGGTCCGTTGATCAGATGAGTGGCCTGCTGCATGACGCCGGGTTCGAAGTGATCGAAGTCGAAAAGCGCCAAGATCCCGGCAACCGGCCCCACGCAGCAATTTGCGCGATTGTCCGGTAG
- a CDS encoding TetR/AcrR family transcriptional regulator, with translation MQKVQVQTNAQRSAQTRRALLVAARSLFIEKGFTSTSTPELVERAGLTRGALYHHFRDKSEVLQAVLEEEARQVAEEIENAAPANASPVDDLREGSVAYLKAMAVPGRTRLLLIEGPAALGTVTMETIDEGHAAASLREGLEDAMPGHDVSALTNLLSASFDRAALDIDGGGDKDTIQAAMLFLIDRVVTPNGSRHEGSQ, from the coding sequence ATGCAAAAAGTTCAAGTCCAGACAAACGCTCAGCGCAGCGCTCAGACCAGACGGGCGCTGCTTGTCGCAGCACGGTCGCTTTTCATTGAGAAAGGGTTCACCTCCACATCCACGCCAGAGCTGGTTGAGCGAGCGGGGCTGACCCGTGGCGCGCTATACCACCACTTCAGGGATAAGAGCGAAGTCCTGCAAGCAGTGCTCGAGGAGGAGGCCCGCCAGGTCGCAGAGGAGATAGAAAATGCTGCGCCGGCCAACGCCAGCCCTGTCGATGACTTACGAGAGGGCAGCGTCGCCTACCTCAAGGCAATGGCAGTTCCGGGGCGTACTCGCCTCCTACTTATCGAAGGCCCGGCGGCTCTCGGTACGGTCACGATGGAAACAATAGACGAGGGCCATGCCGCCGCATCACTACGGGAAGGCCTCGAAGACGCAATGCCCGGACACGATGTCTCTGCCCTAACGAACCTGCTGTCGGCATCATTTGATCGGGCAGCACTGGATATTGATGGCGGTGGCGACAAAGATACGATCCAGGCAGCGATGCTTTTCCTCATTGACCGGGTTGTGACTCCCAATGGGTCTCGGCACGAAGGGTCTCAGTGA
- a CDS encoding VOC family protein, whose protein sequence is MTENVAGTAAFYQQHFGFEQLFSSDWYIHLQREEHALAVLDGQHETVPESHRGTASGLLLNFEVDDVDATYAKFIAAGLPIITPLRDEDFGQRHFITADPNGVLVDVITPIAPSVEFEAQFTQPS, encoded by the coding sequence ATGACCGAAAATGTGGCTGGCACCGCTGCCTTCTACCAGCAACATTTCGGCTTTGAACAGCTGTTTTCAAGCGACTGGTATATCCACCTGCAACGTGAGGAACATGCCTTGGCCGTCTTGGATGGCCAGCACGAGACCGTGCCCGAGTCGCACCGAGGAACTGCTTCCGGCCTACTGCTCAACTTTGAAGTTGATGACGTCGACGCCACATACGCCAAATTCATTGCCGCAGGCCTACCGATAATCACGCCACTACGCGATGAGGACTTTGGCCAGAGACATTTCATTACCGCAGACCCCAACGGCGTACTGGTTGATGTCATCACCCCAATCGCGCCGAGCGTAGAGTTCGAAGCGCAGTTCACGCAACCGTCCTAA
- a CDS encoding NAD(P)-binding domain-containing protein, whose translation MPPSRWRSSSPDSVAPLPLRNLPKRSRPTHSHQRKERVIMTDLGIIGAGKIGAAIARLATGVGYTVTLGSRRGPDGLRRLASELGANATPGTAADAAAAGDMVVVAVPFSAIGDLPREELAGKILIDAMN comes from the coding sequence CTGCCGCCGTCGCGGTGGCGGTCTTCCTCCCCGGACAGCGTCGCACCGCTACCCCTGCGGAACCTGCCGAAACGGTCGAGGCCCACGCATAGCCATCAACGAAAGGAACGTGTGATCATGACTGATCTGGGAATCATCGGCGCCGGGAAGATCGGTGCCGCCATCGCCCGCCTCGCCACAGGCGTCGGATACACCGTCACCCTCGGGAGCCGACGCGGACCCGACGGTCTGCGCCGCCTGGCCTCCGAGCTCGGTGCGAACGCCACCCCCGGAACGGCGGCAGATGCAGCCGCGGCAGGAGACATGGTGGTCGTGGCGGTGCCATTCAGCGCGATCGGTGATCTGCCGCGCGAGGAACTGGCCGGCAAGATCCTCATCGACGCGATGAACTAG
- a CDS encoding MFS transporter: MPEPSDTRLSRSERWKLVVLLSASFLLAVDFSVLNVALPEIGRDVGIEVAGLQWIITAFALPSAGLGLLFGRLGDLVGRRLLFFLGIALLGAGSLMGGLADTAWFLIVGRVIQGLGAAAVAPTALSLLTTSFEEGPRRARALGINGALISAGFTTGALLGGLLTAGLSWRAAFLINVPIAVIVLIFTPILFTETRPATKPRLDLAGALLISAGLTSLVFGLTIAGDTGLAHPDPYPWLAGAIVLFVVFFLVEARTKEPLVAVAVLRRRTVAFGNLAGLTTFSMMSSLTYLLTLYLQDVLLMGAVLTGVMIAVIGAVSVVAANFTPRIIGRYGQKALVVTALIFQGAGTLLIAVAGAHGLSWAIALAGIVIGALGHIGTIVGYTVTATSGLPDSEQGLATGLTTTSQQVGLALGTPLIASVLAAGLAGSGQAGTSGLLGGLTVAIVVNGLLVLAAAVAVAVFLPGQRRTATPAEPAETVEAHA, encoded by the coding sequence ATGCCCGAACCCTCTGACACTCGCCTCTCCCGCTCGGAGCGGTGGAAGCTGGTCGTCCTGCTCAGCGCGAGCTTCCTCCTCGCGGTCGACTTCTCCGTCCTCAACGTCGCCCTGCCCGAGATCGGCCGTGACGTCGGCATCGAGGTCGCCGGTCTGCAATGGATCATCACGGCATTCGCTCTACCCTCAGCGGGCCTCGGTCTCCTCTTCGGGAGGCTCGGCGATCTCGTCGGCAGGCGGCTGCTGTTCTTCCTCGGCATCGCCCTCCTCGGCGCCGGTTCCCTCATGGGCGGACTGGCAGACACGGCATGGTTCCTCATCGTCGGCCGCGTGATCCAGGGCCTCGGTGCCGCGGCGGTAGCCCCGACCGCCCTGTCGTTGCTGACGACCTCGTTCGAGGAAGGCCCGCGCCGTGCCCGCGCCCTCGGGATCAACGGGGCGCTCATCTCAGCCGGGTTCACCACCGGCGCGCTGCTCGGTGGCTTGCTCACCGCCGGCCTGTCGTGGCGGGCCGCGTTCCTCATCAACGTGCCCATCGCCGTGATCGTGCTGATCTTCACCCCGATCCTGTTCACCGAGACCCGCCCCGCCACTAAGCCGCGCCTCGATCTGGCCGGCGCGCTGCTCATCAGCGCGGGCCTCACCAGCCTCGTCTTCGGCCTCACCATCGCCGGCGACACCGGTCTCGCGCACCCTGATCCGTACCCGTGGCTCGCCGGAGCCATCGTGCTGTTCGTGGTGTTCTTCCTCGTCGAGGCCCGCACGAAGGAGCCGCTCGTGGCGGTTGCCGTGCTGCGACGCCGCACGGTCGCGTTCGGGAACCTGGCAGGGCTGACGACGTTCTCGATGATGTCGTCGCTGACCTACCTGCTCACCCTCTACCTCCAGGACGTGCTCCTGATGGGCGCCGTCCTCACCGGCGTGATGATCGCTGTCATCGGCGCCGTATCGGTCGTGGCAGCGAACTTCACGCCAAGGATCATCGGCCGCTACGGGCAGAAAGCCCTCGTCGTCACCGCCCTCATCTTCCAAGGCGCTGGCACTCTGCTCATCGCGGTCGCCGGCGCCCACGGCCTCTCGTGGGCGATCGCACTGGCGGGGATCGTGATCGGTGCCCTCGGGCACATCGGCACCATCGTGGGCTACACCGTCACCGCGACCTCGGGCCTGCCCGATAGCGAGCAGGGCCTCGCGACCGGGCTGACGACCACGAGCCAGCAGGTCGGCCTCGCTCTGGGCACCCCACTGATCGCGTCCGTCCTCGCGGCGGGTCTCGCCGGTTCCGGCCAGGCCGGGACATCGGGGCTGCTCGGGGGCCTGACCGTCGCGATCGTCGTGAACGGGCTCCTGGTCCTCGCTGCCGCCGTCGCGGTGGCGGTCTTCCTCCCCGGACAGCGTCGCACCGCTACCCCTGCGGAACCTGCCGAAACGGTCGAGGCCCACGCATAG
- a CDS encoding quinone oxidoreductase family protein: protein MKAVQITSYDGPDGLSYDEIPAPEPAPGQIAIDVEYAGANYVEALFAGGFVPNPLPWVPGIEASGRVRGLGEGVTGFAPGDRVAALTINGGGGYGQVAVTQAGLVAPLPAGMDPALASVVPSNTTTALIALERIAHLQPGEHVLVHAAAGGLGSQFGQVARVLGAARVVGVVGSEAKRQAALDLGYDEVWLRAELDSAEPGQFDVIADPVSGPGRQTSLGLLRLGGRILAVGDAAQAGDQEISSNTLWFGGIGVLGFNLGALSAAEPDLVGTYLRRALNLVATGEVNVHVAEQAPIQDAPRVLAALRDGTTVGKTVLVHETA from the coding sequence ATGAAGGCTGTGCAGATCACGAGCTACGACGGACCTGACGGGCTGAGCTACGACGAGATCCCCGCGCCTGAGCCGGCGCCGGGGCAGATCGCCATCGATGTCGAGTACGCGGGAGCGAACTACGTCGAGGCCCTGTTCGCGGGCGGGTTCGTGCCGAACCCGCTGCCGTGGGTGCCGGGCATCGAGGCTTCCGGCCGCGTGCGCGGGCTCGGCGAGGGCGTCACCGGGTTCGCGCCCGGTGATCGGGTCGCGGCGCTGACGATCAACGGTGGAGGCGGGTACGGGCAGGTCGCCGTCACTCAGGCAGGGCTCGTCGCGCCGCTGCCTGCCGGCATGGACCCGGCGCTGGCCTCGGTGGTGCCGTCGAACACGACCACAGCGCTCATCGCGCTCGAACGCATCGCGCACCTCCAGCCTGGTGAGCATGTGCTCGTGCACGCCGCCGCCGGTGGTCTTGGATCGCAGTTCGGGCAGGTCGCCCGCGTCCTCGGTGCCGCCCGCGTTGTCGGGGTCGTCGGCAGCGAGGCGAAGCGGCAGGCCGCACTCGACCTCGGATATGACGAGGTCTGGCTCCGTGCCGAGCTCGACAGCGCGGAGCCGGGCCAGTTCGACGTGATCGCCGACCCCGTCTCCGGGCCGGGCCGCCAGACCAGTCTCGGGCTGCTGCGGCTGGGCGGCCGCATCCTCGCCGTCGGGGACGCGGCGCAGGCCGGTGACCAGGAGATCAGCAGCAACACGCTGTGGTTCGGCGGCATCGGAGTGCTCGGGTTCAACCTCGGCGCCCTCTCCGCGGCCGAGCCCGACCTGGTCGGCACCTACCTGCGCCGAGCCCTGAACCTGGTCGCTACCGGCGAAGTCAACGTGCACGTCGCTGAACAGGCTCCGATCCAGGATGCCCCGCGCGTGCTCGCCGCGCTGCGCGACGGCACGACGGTCGGCAAGACCGTCCTCGTCCACGAGACCGCCTGA
- a CDS encoding aldo/keto reductase has product MDKRELGTNGLRVAPIGLGCMGMSWGYAESRRDDDASAEVIRRALDAGVELLDTAAVYGDGHNERLIGRAIAGRRDEVIVATKGGLVVDDLATKQMHRDGQPETLRRQVEDSLSRLGVDRIDLYYLHRVDPDVPIAESWGALAELVAAGKVSRLGLSEVSIMQAEAAHAIHPVAAIQSELSLWTRDPLGQQAADASGGGSAGAGTDAGGDLLAWTRDHGVAFVPFAPLGRGYLTGTLTAEGFEDGDFRATNPRFAAEAFARNQAITDEVARIADAHDATPAQVSLAWLLRLSGNIIPIPGTRSGTHLTENVAATGLQLTEEEQLRLDQLPVAYGSRY; this is encoded by the coding sequence ATGGACAAGCGCGAACTCGGCACCAACGGGCTACGGGTGGCACCCATCGGCCTGGGATGCATGGGGATGAGCTGGGGCTACGCGGAGAGCCGCCGCGATGACGACGCCTCGGCCGAGGTCATCCGCCGGGCCCTCGATGCGGGCGTGGAGCTGTTGGACACCGCTGCCGTCTACGGCGACGGGCACAACGAACGGCTCATCGGCCGCGCCATCGCAGGCCGTCGCGACGAGGTGATCGTGGCGACCAAGGGCGGACTCGTCGTCGACGACCTCGCCACCAAGCAGATGCACCGCGACGGACAACCCGAGACCCTGCGCCGCCAGGTCGAGGACAGCCTTTCCCGTCTCGGTGTCGACCGTATCGATCTGTACTACCTGCACCGCGTTGACCCAGACGTGCCCATCGCAGAGAGCTGGGGTGCCCTCGCCGAACTCGTGGCCGCGGGCAAGGTCAGCCGCCTCGGGCTCTCGGAAGTGAGCATCATGCAGGCGGAGGCCGCGCACGCGATCCACCCGGTCGCAGCGATCCAGTCCGAGCTCTCGCTGTGGACTCGCGACCCCCTCGGGCAGCAGGCCGCCGACGCATCAGGAGGAGGCTCGGCAGGGGCCGGAACGGATGCCGGCGGCGATCTCCTCGCCTGGACACGGGACCACGGAGTCGCGTTCGTGCCGTTCGCGCCCCTCGGCCGCGGCTACCTCACCGGCACCCTGACCGCTGAGGGATTCGAGGACGGCGACTTCCGCGCCACCAACCCCCGCTTCGCAGCCGAGGCGTTCGCCAGGAACCAGGCGATCACCGACGAAGTCGCCCGCATCGCCGACGCACATGACGCGACACCAGCACAGGTTTCCCTGGCGTGGTTGCTCCGACTGTCGGGCAACATCATCCCGATCCCCGGTACCCGCAGCGGCACACACCTGACGGAGAACGTCGCCGCCACCGGGCTGCAGCTCACCGAGGAGGAGCAGCTGCGTCTCGATCAGCTTCCGGTCGCGTACGGCTCCCGCTACTGA
- a CDS encoding MarR family winged helix-turn-helix transcriptional regulator → MFQVLYSGEVTDTNAASFCLPTPRRGEEEFVEDTLARLGSHIKAAEQAMIAAKTEALRPFELTVAQYAALMSLYYVPEQSSAQLARVAAVTAQTMGQTLDRLEAKGLVTRKPSKVHRKVLVVSLTPAGEALVLRADEAPRAIEQRLGGAFTDAERAQLRDLLRRATASLRGESVGAEDPQAPGQ, encoded by the coding sequence ATGTTTCAGGTGCTTTATTCTGGTGAGGTGACTGATACGAATGCTGCATCGTTCTGCTTGCCGACTCCTCGTCGTGGTGAGGAGGAGTTCGTCGAGGACACTCTGGCCCGGCTCGGGTCGCATATCAAGGCGGCTGAGCAGGCGATGATCGCGGCGAAGACCGAGGCGCTGCGTCCGTTCGAGCTGACGGTGGCGCAGTACGCGGCGCTCATGTCGTTGTACTACGTGCCGGAGCAGTCCTCGGCCCAGCTTGCGCGGGTCGCGGCGGTGACGGCGCAGACGATGGGGCAGACGCTCGACAGGCTCGAAGCCAAGGGCCTCGTGACGCGGAAGCCTTCAAAGGTGCATCGCAAGGTGCTGGTCGTGTCCCTGACCCCTGCGGGTGAGGCTCTTGTGCTGCGTGCAGACGAGGCGCCGCGGGCGATCGAGCAGCGCCTGGGCGGGGCCTTCACCGATGCGGAACGTGCTCAGTTGCGTGACCTGTTGCGGCGGGCCACCGCCTCGCTGCGAGGCGAGTCCGTCGGCGCGGAGGACCCGCAGGCGCCTGGTCAGTAG
- a CDS encoding TetR/AcrR family transcriptional regulator, producing MARHRGFDETAVLDAAVAEFRVHGFADTSTEQLCDAAGVRRSSLYNTFESKDRLFVRALERYIETTGAAQAAVLEDVELDGMGRLRGVIDLIISEEDAAAAEGHAAGCMVVGSRMTPDVQDRDERVERLLDRSLDRQLSLLSQAIAVGQRDGTVRSAVPPREGAQLVVSIISGTRVLAQSGMRPEELRRVAMLGLDALRP from the coding sequence ATGGCAAGGCATCGAGGGTTTGACGAGACTGCCGTCCTGGACGCCGCGGTCGCAGAGTTCCGCGTGCATGGCTTCGCAGACACCTCCACGGAGCAGCTCTGCGATGCGGCGGGAGTGCGCCGCAGCAGTCTCTACAACACGTTCGAGTCCAAGGATCGACTCTTCGTGCGCGCCCTGGAGCGTTACATCGAGACCACCGGTGCAGCTCAGGCGGCGGTGCTCGAAGACGTGGAGCTCGACGGCATGGGTCGTCTGCGCGGAGTCATCGACCTCATCATCTCCGAGGAGGATGCGGCAGCCGCCGAGGGTCACGCGGCCGGTTGCATGGTGGTCGGCTCGCGGATGACCCCGGATGTCCAGGATCGGGACGAGCGTGTGGAGCGGCTGCTCGACCGGAGCCTCGACCGGCAACTTTCTCTGCTGAGTCAAGCCATTGCCGTGGGGCAGCGCGACGGCACCGTGCGTTCCGCGGTTCCGCCTCGCGAGGGGGCGCAGCTGGTCGTGTCGATCATCTCCGGCACCCGCGTGCTTGCACAGTCGGGGATGCGACCCGAGGAACTGCGCAGGGTGGCGATGCTCGGCCTCGACGCACTGCGCCCCTAG